TCTAATGGCGACACCGTTGCAATATCAACACTATCACCAACGGCAATATCTTGGAGAGATGCTTCTACGCGCTTAGGCACAGGTAAACCTCCAAAAAACGGCACCTGTTGCTCTGAATTCTCCTTCGGATCAAGCTGATAAGATACCACGCGTGTTTTTCCATCTACTTGAATAATAATTTCTTGAAGTTGTGTTTCTGTAAGCCCCTCTCCTGCTATTGTTCGAAGCTCTGCATTAAGAGTAAGCGCTCCCACATTATTCTCGTCGAACTGAACTGATATTACATTACCGGTAAAAGAACTCTGTTGATTTTCAGGAACCGGAAAACTACTAAACGGATTTGTATTCTCCCATTCATCTGATGGTGGGTACAATATAGTATTACGCGCATATGGTACAACAAAAACCAACAAAACGAGTACCAAGACCCCACTACCAAATATAATTAGGTTTGTTTTTATACTTGTATCCTTCATGTAGTTTGATATCTATCAATAAACCAAGCTTATTTTTGCGCCCCGATAGAGTAGAGTAACGTACCACTTGCCAATTTTAACCTAAACCCCACCTTACAGAAAGCTAGAAAATATACATTATTAGCATTGAGGTCCCGTGCCGCAAGCGCCACCCCCTCGAGGGCATGTTTGTTGAGTATAGTAAGAACTGGTATTATATGTACCGTTATCATTCAGACCCACATAAATAAATACCATTTTAGAATTATAATATTGCGCCGCACTTTCAGTTTTCTGGCGACAATATGCCACTCCATTTACATCCCCTACCGATACGGGTACAAGAAAGGTGTTTTCATAATTTCCATTAACAAAGCACGCGCCGGAAGCGGCAACGGCACTCATTGAACACTCTCGAAAATTACTAAGGCTCAACGTTGGTATGGGTGGTACAGATGGCCATGACGTGCGACAATCGTTACCAATACAAAGTCCCGATTGGCCTTTTACAAAACCGGCAGCGTCAAGCTTTTGAGTAGGGTTCGTTGTCCCTATACCTACATTAATGCCATTATCATATATTATGGAATTGCCGATAGTATTTGATGAGGCACCAAACGCCGCCACCTGATTTACATTTCCCTCTCCAGTAATATTTCCAACAGCGGCAAATACATTTTGTACAAATAATGGCGCGCCTGAAACATCAAGCGTGCGTTGCATAAGTACCACCAAAAAAAACGCAAACAACAATGCGTTTATGAGCACTAAAGGATTTCGTAATATTCTCGTCATGCTTTAAAAAATTAATTTATTAAGAATACTAAATAGAAAATTAAGACCTATACAACATACCTCTTTTTATATTACAGTGTATTTTTTAAAAAAAGTATCATGTTATCCACAGCTACCGATGAATATATTATCGCATCATCGATTCAAGATAAGAAATACAATATAATATATTCCCCGCCGAACCAACTTATTAATGTTCCCGCTATAAGAAACGGTGCGAATGGAATTTCCGCTTTCATACCAAATCGTTTTGAAAAAAGAAGAGGAACCATAACAAGTGTCCCCGTCCAAAATGCAAGCAGTATTGCAAGTGTTGTCATGGTTGGCCCTAAAAGAAATCCCATACCCAATGCCAATTTTGCATCTCCAAAACCCATCCACCGCCCGCCGGAAAAAAACCACAAAGAACCAAAGAAAAGAAACCCACCGAGACCCGATAAAAAATGTGGCAGTACACTTGAAAGTGTAAGTCCAAGAGTATTAATTATGGGTGCAAAAAAAGAAATAACAATAAATGGATAAACAAATTCATTGGGAATAATTTTATGTCGAAAATCGTACAGAGAAATAGCAATAAGCAAGCTGAAAATCAGTGCATAATAAATAATGGATGATGTGTAATGCGCCGTTGCGGATATATATTCTCCTCCAAATTTTACCGCAATCAGAAGAAAAACAAGACCCGTTAAAAATTCTCCCACAGGGTATTGCCATGAAAACACACTCTTACAATATCGGCATCGCCCTCGCTGAAGAAAAAAACTCACAAGAGGAATTAAATCGCCCGCGTAAAGTGCATGTCCGCATGAGAAACAACGCGAACGTGATGCGACAACGCTTTCTCCCGTATTTAATCGAAGAACTAATACATTAAGAAAACTTCCTATGATGGTTCCTAATACAAAGAAAAAGATAATAAATATGATATCCATGATACAGAGCAATAATACCAATTCTTTCATATTCGGAAGTCCGACTTCCGAATATATCAGTTATTTTATATACTAAACCCATATGAAAAGACCTGTTCCGGAAAATGGTGAGATATACCATATTTATAATAGAGGTGTGGAAAAAAGAGTTACTTTCTCCAAAGATCCTGACTATGTTCGTTTTATTCATGATCTTTTTGAATTTAATGATTCTAATCCTGCCGGCAAATATTCGGAAGTCGGACTTCCGAATATGAAGCAAAGAAATTTACTTGTAGAAATTATGGCTTTTTGTCTTATGCCAAATCATTACCATCTTATGGTTCGACAAAAAGAAGACTTTGGCATAACAGAGTTTATGCGTAAACTTGGCACCGGATATACAAATTATTTTAACCAAAAATATGAGCGCGTGGGACCGCTCTTCCAGGGAAAATATAAGATCTTACATGTTACAGAAGAACGCCATTTTCTCCATCTACCCTATTACATACACATGAACCCTCTTGATGAAGATTTCCCTGAATGGCGAGATGGCAACATAAAAAATCCAAAAGAAGCTTCACTGTTCTTGGAAACATATCGTTGGTCAAGCTATCTTGATTATATTGGCAAAAAAAACTTCCCTTCCGTTACCCAAAGAGAGTTTCTCACTGCATTTTTTGATGGGGAAAAACAATACAAACAAGATATGTTTCGCTGGATTTCAGAAAATGGTATCGAAAACATAGAACATATATCGTTAGAAGAATAGTCGGAAATAGTCGGAAGTCCGACTTCCGATTATTGGGAAACAGAAGAAAAAGAAAAAAACTCCCTACACAGTAGGGAGTTTTTTTGAACGCAAGACCATTTTACGGAGTTACGTCGTAACACTGCTCTGCTGGTGGAGTTCCTGGAGCTATTGTGCCACCACAATCAACGCTTTGCCCATGAAAATCACTCGCTATCCCGAATAAATCTCGGTCACTGCCAAGGGCGTTGTTTGCTGTTTCCTCAAGAGCTGCTCCGAGATGGTAGAACAAACAGTTCGACGAACAGTCTACCGGTGTCTGGCCATCATCAAGGGCATTGTATACATATGCTCCTCCTGTTGGATCAGTTGGGGTTGACGCAATGTAGGTAGGGTCCAACACGCCGGAAAGCGTCGAATTAGGAGGATATTCACCATTTGCATCAAAGTAAAGTTCAAGAGCAAGCTGTAATTGCTGAATATCAGCAAGACGACGCGCATCACGCGACTTACGACGTGCCGTATTCAAACTTGCAAGAACAACGGATGCCAGAATCCCGATGATAGCAATAACAACGAGAAGTTCAATAAGAGTGAATCCTTTTTTCCCGTTATGCTTTCTGAAAATATGTGTCATGTAATCGTTTTTAAATTAGTGAAGTAAATGTTGTGCACAACATTCGTTTATGTGCCGACCTTTTATGTAAGATGTGCATTTGTATATATTCATAATAAACTGTTTTATATCTTTGTATATACTCGCTCTGTGGATAACATTATTAAAAAGAAGCACTAATATTATAGAGCGGCACAAGGACTGACGCCACTAAAATACCAACTCCTCCTCCTAAGAGAAGTATCATAATAGGCTCAATAAGATTTACCAAATTGTCAACTAAGCTATTTACTTCTTTCCGATAAAATGAAGCGAGGTTTTCCAAAATACTGTCAAGACGTCCCGTTTCTTCCCCAATACGAATCATTTGCGACATAAGAGACGGAATATCCGGGTGACGCGCAAGAGCGGCACTGATAGAGCTTCCT
This window of the Candidatus Ryanbacteria bacterium CG10_big_fil_rev_8_21_14_0_10_43_42 genome carries:
- a CDS encoding prepilin peptidase, producing MKELVLLLCIMDIIFIIFFFVLGTIIGSFLNVLVLRLNTGESVVASRSRCFSCGHALYAGDLIPLVSFFLQRGRCRYCKSVFSWQYPVGEFLTGLVFLLIAVKFGGEYISATAHYTSSIIYYALIFSLLIAISLYDFRHKIIPNEFVYPFIVISFFAPIINTLGLTLSSVLPHFLSGLGGFLFFGSLWFFSGGRWMGFGDAKLALGMGFLLGPTMTTLAILLAFWTGTLVMVPLLFSKRFGMKAEIPFAPFLIAGTLISWFGGEYIILYFLS